The proteins below are encoded in one region of Silene latifolia isolate original U9 population chromosome 2, ASM4854445v1, whole genome shotgun sequence:
- the LOC141643233 gene encoding protein transport protein SEC31 homolog B yields MTSIKGVNRSASVALSPEGPYMATGTMAGAVDMSFSTSASLEIFKIDFQSDDYQLPLLADASSSERFNRLSWSKSIPNSDEYSLGLIAGGLIDGTIGLWNPAPLIRSESDDKPIVETVGQLSRHKGPVRGLEFNTMAPNLLASGADDGEICIWDLAAPKEPSHFPPLRGAGSAAQGEISFLSWNSKVQHILASTSYNGTTVVWDLKKQKPVISFADSTRRRCSVLQWNPDVATQLVVASDDDGSPALRLWDMRNVMTPVKEFVGHTKGVIAMAWCPTDSSYLLTCAKDNRSICWDTVSGEIVCELPAGTNWNFDVHWYSKIPGVLSASSFDGKVGLYNIEACSRYGVAETDFAPAPLRAPKWYKRPASVSFGFGGKLVSFHSKIPATGAPGTSEVFVHSIVTEDSLVTRSSEFENAIQNGERSSLKVLCEKKAQESESDDDKETWGFLKVMFEDDGTARTNLLSHLGFKAPEEETKTVEAVVSQEVNTLSLEENGTDETAFVAEKETAAFSFDNGEDFFNNLPSPKADTPVSTSGNSFVGEVVPSEEQGHLESDAAEESDDPAFDDAVQRALVVGDYKGAVARCLSANKMADALVIAHVGGVSLWESTRDQYLKTSRSPYLKVVSAMVNHDLMTLVKSRPLKSWKETLALLCSFAQGEEWTILCDTLGSKLLAAGNTLAATLCYICAGNIDQTVEIWSQSLSAEPEGKSYIDRLQDLMEKTIVFALASGQKRFSSFLCKLVEKYAEILASQGQLSTAMGYLKLLGEELSPELVILRDRITSSWQTEKEAEKPMTYEHPQVSPAPVYAEPNNLHSYYPENPSSHMQQPTPTPGHYGGYQQQPYSSNDRSYYAPTAFQPPQQGFFVPSQTPSQQQPNFPPPVSAQPPVKPFVPSPSPGVKNPEKYQQPMTSLGSQLGAPASSMYQPGPAGSAPLDPIPSQAGFPGQMLPHGVAPTPNPRGFMPVNNPGMIGQRPGMPSSQPASPAQPTPAQPSAAPAAPPPTVQTADTSNVPAHQKPVITTLTRLFHETSEALGGANANIAKKREIEDNSKKLGTLFTKLNTGDISRNAGDKLVLICQALDNGDYATALQIQVQLTTSDWDECSVWLANLKRMIRARQNVRR; encoded by the exons ATGACGTCAATTAAAGGCGTTAACAGATCGGCCTCGGTTGCGTTATCGCCTGAAGGTCCGTACATGGCGACGGGTACTATGGCAGGTGCTGTCGATATGTCTTTCAGCACTTCTGCATCTCTTGAGATTTTCAAGATCGATTTCCAGTCTGATGATTATCAACTTCCATTACTTGCCGATGCTTCCAGTTCCGAACGATTTAACCGTCTTTCTTGGTCGAAAAGTATCCCCAATTCTGACGAGTATTCTCTTGGACTCATCGCCGGTGGTCTCATTGATGGTACCATTGGTCTTTGGAATCCTGCCCCTTTGATCCG GTCTGAGTCAGATGATAAACCGATTGTTGAGACTGTTGGGCAGTTGTCGAGACATAAAGGGCCG GTCCGTGGTCTGGAATTTAATACGATGGCACCAAACCTGCTTGCTTCTGGGGCTGATGATGGAGAAATTTGCATTTGGGATTTGGCTGCTCCGAAGGAGCCTTCTCATTTCCCTCCTCTTCGG GGAGCTGGGTCCGCTGCTCAGGGCGAAATATCTTTCTTATCCTGGAATAGCAAGGTCCAACATATCTTGGCTTCTACGTCATACAATGGAACAACTG TTGTTTGGGACTTGAAGAAACAGAAGCCAGTTATCAG TTTTGCAGATTCAACCAGAAGGCGTTGCTCTGTTTTACAGTGGAATCCTGATGTTGCAACACAACTTGTAGTTGCATCAGATGATGATGGCTCACCTGCTCTTAGG CTTTGGGATATGAGAAATGTTATGACACCAGTGAAAGAGTTTGTAGGCCATACAAAAG GTGTAATTGCGATGGCGTGGTGCCCAACTGACAGCTCTTACTTGCTCACATGCGCCAAAGATAACCGTTCAATTTGCTGGGACACTGTTTCTGGAGAG ATAGTTTGTGAATTGCCTGCTGGGACAAACTGGAACTTTGACGTGCACTGGTACTCAAAGATACCTGGGGTCCTTTCAGCGTCATCTTTTGATGGAAAAGTTGGTTTATACAACATTGAG GCTTGCAGTCGTTATGGCGTCGCAGAAACTGACTTTGCGCCAG CGCCACTGAGAGCTCCAAAATGGTATAAACGTCCAGCCAGTGTCTCTTTTGGATTTGGAGGAAAGCTTGTTTCATTCCACTCAAAAATCCCCGCTACTGGAGCCCCTGGAACTTCAGAG GTTTTCGTGCATAGCATTGTAACAGAAGACAGTTTGGTGACTCGCTCTTCCGAATTTGAAAATGCAATTCAAAATGGAGAAAGATCTTCGTTGAAAGTTTTGTGTGAAAAGAAAGCTCAAGAATCTGA GTCCGATGATGATAAAGAAACATGGGGTTTTCTGAAGGTCATGTTTGAAGATGATGGTACAGCAAGAACAAACCTTCTATCTCATCTTGGTTTCAAGGCACCAGAGGAAGAGACTAAGACTGTTGAAGCTGTTGTATCTCAAGAAGTCAATACCCTTTCGCTTGAAGAGAATGGGACAGATGAGACGGCATTTGTAGCTGAAAAGGAAACCGCTGCCTTCTCCTTTGACAATGGAGAAGATTTCTTTAATAATCTTCCTAGTCCTAAAGCTGATACTCCAGTGTCCACTTCAGGCAATTCTTTTGTGGGAGAAGTTGTTCCAAGTGAGGAACAGGGACATCTTGAATCTGATGCAGCTGAAGAGAGTGACGATCCAGCCTTTGATGATGCTGTTCAGCGTGCTTTGGTTGTTGGAGACTACAAAGGTGCAGTTGCTCGGTGCTTATCTGCAAATAAAATGGCTGATGCTCTTGTTATTGCTCATGTCGGTGGTGTTTCCTTATGGGAGAGTACTCGTGATCAATACTTAAAGACGAGCCGTTCACCTTATCTCAAG GTTGTATCGGCGATGGTTAATCATGATCTAATGACTCTTGTGAAGTCTAGACCGCTTAAATCGTGGAAGGAGACCTTGGCTCTTCTTTGTTCA TTTGCTCAGGGAGAGGAGTGGACAATCCTTTGCGATACTCTTGGTTCAAAATTACTGGCTGCTGGTAACACACTGGCAGCCACTCTGTGCTATATATGTGCTGGGAATATTGACCAAACTGTTGAGATATGGTCACAAAGTCTGTCAGCGGAACCTGAGGGGAAGTCATATATTGACCGTCTCCAG GACTTAATGGAAAAGACCATTGTTTTTGCTTTAGCTTCTGGGCAGAAACGATTCAGTTCTTTCCTGTGTAAGCTGGTTGAAAAATATGCTGAAATTTTGGCCAGTCAAGGACAGTTATCCACAGCAATGGGATACTTGAAACTTTTGGGGGAGGAATTATCTCCCGAGCTTGTCATCTTGAGGGATCGTATAACTTCTTCTTGGCAAACAG AGAAGGAAGCAGAAAAGCCTATGACCTACGAACATCCACAAGTTTCACCAGCACCTGTATATGCTGAGCCAAACAATTTACATTCTTATTACCCG GAGAATCCAAGTTCTCATATGCAGCAGCCAACTCCTACTCCTGGCCATTATGGTGGTTATCAACAACAGCCTTACAGTTCAAATGATAGAAGCTACTATGCTCCTACTGCTTTTCAACCACCGCAACAGGGATTTTTTGTGCCATCTCAAACTCCATCTCAACAACAA CCGAACTTTCCTCCACCTGTTAGTGCTCAACCTCCCGTGAAGCCCTTTGTCCCGTCTCCTTCTCCAGGAGTGAAGAATCCAGAGAAATATCAGCAGCCTATGACATCACTGGGCTCTCAGCTAGGG GCGCCTGCAAGCTCTATGTACCAACCTGGTCCCGCCGGATCTGCTCCACTTGACCCCATACCCTCTCAAGCAGGATTTCCTGGCCAAATGTTGCCACATGGTGTGGCACCAACCCCTAACCCTAGGGGGTTTATGCCGGTAAATAATCCTGGCATGATCGGTCAAAGACCTGGAATGCCTTCATCACAACCTGCCAGTCCTGCACAACCAACACCTGCACAGCCCTCTGCTGCTCCTGCAGCTCCACCACCAACTGTCCAGACTGCTGACACTTCAAATGTTCCTG CACACCAGAAGCCTGTTATTACCACATTGACGAGGCTTTTCCATGAAACATCTGAAGCTCTTGGTGGGGCTAATGCCAATATTGCGAAAAAGCGGGAAATAGAGGATAATTCGAAGAAGTTGGGAACTTTATTTACAAAGCTCAACACTGGTGACATATCAAGGAACGCTGGTGACAAACTTGTTCTAATTTGCCAAGCTTTAGATAATGGAGATTATGCCACTGCCTTACAAATTCAG GTACAACTTACAACGAGTGACTGGGATGAATGCAGTGTCTGGCTTGCTAATCTAAAGAGAATGATTCGGGCTAGGCAGAACGTGAGACGATAA